Proteins encoded in a region of the Labeo rohita strain BAU-BD-2019 chromosome 22, IGBB_LRoh.1.0, whole genome shotgun sequence genome:
- the zgc:194627 gene encoding programmed cell death 1 ligand 1 isoform X2 gives MQVVESTEGSSVLLKCTHRKILLEEKQLTVHWRQNNTRIVYDIIHGKVSIKAQDPAYKNRADVLTEELKKGHVFLRLTDLKLSDGGMYLCFVPALGIQHSTQLVVKERPLIQYAAFQVSSHGTEAKLERTLLLLIPLSGFILHFI, from the exons ATGCAG GTTGTTGAAAGCACTGAAGGAAGCTCTGTCCTCTTGAAGTGCACTCACAGAAAGATTTTACTTGAAGAAAAACAACTGACAGTTCACTGGAGGCAGAATAACACTAGGATTGTTTATGATATTATCCATGGAAAAGTTTCTATAAAGGCACAGGACCCAGCATACAAGAACAGAGCAGACGTTTTAACCGAGGAGCTCAAGAAGGGCCATGTCTTTCTCAGACTCACCGATCTTAAGCTCTCTGACGGAGGAATGTACCTCTGTTTTGTCCCAGCTTTGGGAATTCAGCACAGTACACAACTGGTGGTCAAAG AACGGCCATTAATCCAGTACGCAGCATTTCAAGTAAGCAGCCATGGTACAGAAGCAAAGCTAGAAAGGACTCTGCTCCTCTTAATTCCTTTATCTGGATTTATTCTGCATTTTATCTGA
- the zgc:194627 gene encoding uncharacterized protein zgc:194627 isoform X1 — MYRRYCFICVLTLVLDTASLHQVVESTEGGTAILKCSHRRIILEEKQQTVHWRHNDTRNVFDIIRGKVSIKEQDPAYKNRADVLHEELKGHVFLKLTNLQLSDGGTYLCFVPALGIDHSTQLVVKERPLIQYAAFQVSSHGTEAKLERTLLLLIPLSGFILHFI, encoded by the exons ATGTACCGAAG ATACTGTTTCATCTGTGTTCTGACACTGGTACTAGATACAG CCTCTCTGCATCAGGTTGTTGAAAGCACTGAAGGAGGCACTGCCATCTTGAAGTGCAGTCACAGACGTATCATACTTGAAGAAAAACAACAGACAGTCCACTGGAGACACAACGACACCAGGAATGTTTTTGATATTATCCGTGGAAAAGTTTCAATAAAGGAACAGGACCCAGCATACAAGAACAGAGCAGACGTTTTACATGAGGAGCTTAAGGGTCATGTCTTTCTCAAACTCACCAATCTTCAGCTCTCTGATGGAGGAACATACCTCTGTTTTGTCCCAGCTTTGGGAATTGATCACAGTACACAACTGGTGGTCAAAG AACGGCCATTAATCCAGTACGCAGCATTTCAAGTAAGCAGCCATGGTACAGAAGCAAAGCTAGAAAGGACTCTGCTCCTCTTAATTCCTTTATCTGGATTTATTCTGCATTTTATCTGA